The sequence below is a genomic window from Anaeromusa acidaminophila DSM 3853.
CAGTACACCATTTCGTAGCCAGCTGAGCAAAGTGGTACACGTTCTTTTGTAAAGCCTTCAGGCGGTTCCTTTTCACCACGCAAATTCATTGGAATAAACGCTTGAGACTGCCTTTGCCAAGCCGCCTGATAAATCTCCTTGGCATCATAGCCTGCGTCCATCAGCCAGTTTTCTACTGGCTGTGAGATGTTGTTCATTAAAGGAAGAGCTTGTGTAGCATCATTGACGTTAGCAGGCGTGGTAATTAGCGCTATAGGCAAGCCGCTTTGCGCATCAACAGCTGCATGAATCTTGTAGCCAAACCAAGAATAGCGTTTTCCATCCGTATCACGTTTGACACCCCATTGTGCATTAGGCGAATTACTCACCTTCTTCTGGCTCTGAGTCTTTTCGTAAGCTTCAATGGCGCTAGAATCGATTGCAATGCTATCTGATGAAATCAACTGCTCTCGTTGAGCTTGCTCTACTTGTTTTTCAAACAAGTCTTGTGCTAATTCAAGGTTGGTAATGGTTTGAAAGAAGCGGCTGAAAGTAGCGCTTGACGGTGTAGTGCCCAAAAAAGCAAAGCCGCAATCATAGCGAAAACGCGGGTCGGTTCGCAAGCGCTCAACTAATTTTACGATGGTAGGAATGCCGCAAAGACGTTGCGCAATCAGCGCACATAACATAGCTTCGGCAGAATAGCCCTTGGGACCGCTTTTTCCAGCTGGACGATCCAGCTTTGATAAAACGGGGGTGACATCAATATTGGACAGAACTTGAAACAAGCGAGTGGATTCATCATATTGCATCAATGTTTCAAAGGAAAACAACAAGGTTTGTCGAATCATAATAGTGACTTCACCGTCCTTTGCGTAAGGTTAGGGTAGCACTTACTGATTCGCATTTGTGGGGGTGAAGTCCTTTTTATTGCCTAAAAACCTTTTGATTTTT
It includes:
- a CDS encoding IS5/IS1182 family transposase translates to MIRQTLLFSFETLMQYDESTRLFQVLSNIDVTPVLSKLDRPAGKSGPKGYSAEAMLCALIAQRLCGIPTIVKLVERLRTDPRFRYDCGFAFLGTTPSSATFSRFFQTITNLELAQDLFEKQVEQAQREQLISSDSIAIDSSAIEAYEKTQSQKKVSNSPNAQWGVKRDTDGKRYSWFGYKIHAAVDAQSGLPIALITTPANVNDATQALPLMNNISQPVENWLMDAGYDAKEIYQAAWQRQSQAFIPMNLRGEKEPPEGFTKERVPLCSAGYEMVYWGYDAKRKELKYRCPHVCGKVDCVQGSQWCSASNYGMVKKIQVEKDLRNCPPTPRHTKRWQSIYNQRTSVERFFSMIKTHLGAERPNVCGIKKVHVHLLLCSVTLLAMARANQKQKKEAA